One genomic segment of Pseudomonas fortuita includes these proteins:
- a CDS encoding chemotaxis protein: protein MATQNARADSLSLLLFTLRSGKLMAINLLKVSEIIPCPPLTKLPESHPNVKGVATLRGHSLSVIDLSRAIGERPLEDPQGGCLIVTEISRSRQGLHVQAVSRIVHCLSTDIKPPPFASGNRSFITGVTRVDNTLVQVLDIEKVIHSIAPPPAEPAHGTLSEEDASLLAAANILVVDDSLVALQQSVHTLRNLGIECHTARSAKDAINVLLELQGTAQEINIIVSDIEMSEMDGYAFTRTLRETPDFQHLYVLLHTSLDSAMSSEKATQAGANAILTKFSSPELTDCLVVAARTVVFAEH from the coding sequence ATGGCCACGCAAAATGCCCGCGCGGACTCGTTGTCCCTGCTGCTGTTCACCCTGCGCAGCGGCAAGTTGATGGCAATCAACCTGCTCAAGGTCAGCGAAATCATCCCCTGCCCGCCGCTGACCAAGCTGCCGGAGTCGCACCCCAACGTGAAGGGTGTGGCGACCCTGCGTGGCCATTCGCTGTCGGTCATCGACCTGTCACGCGCCATCGGCGAGCGGCCCCTGGAAGACCCGCAAGGCGGCTGCCTGATCGTCACTGAAATCAGCCGCTCGCGCCAAGGCCTGCATGTGCAGGCGGTCAGCCGCATCGTGCATTGCCTGAGCACCGACATCAAACCGCCACCCTTTGCTTCGGGCAACCGCTCGTTCATCACCGGCGTGACCCGGGTCGACAACACCCTGGTGCAGGTGCTGGACATCGAAAAAGTCATCCACTCCATCGCCCCACCGCCGGCCGAACCCGCACACGGCACCTTGAGCGAAGAAGACGCCAGCCTGCTGGCCGCCGCCAACATCCTGGTGGTGGACGACAGCCTGGTGGCCCTGCAGCAGTCGGTGCACACCCTGCGCAACCTGGGCATCGAATGCCACACCGCGCGCAGCGCCAAAGATGCCATCAACGTGTTGCTGGAGCTGCAAGGCACCGCGCAGGAGATCAACATCATCGTCTCCGACATCGAAATGAGCGAGATGGATGGCTACGCCTTCACCCGCACCCTGCGCGAAACCCCTGATTTCCAGCACCTGTACGTGCTGCTGCACACCTCGCTGGACAGCGCCATGAGCAGCGAGAAGGCAACACAGGCCGGGGCCAACGCCATCCTCACCAAGTTCTCCTCGCCAGAGCTGACCGATTGTCTGGTGGTGGCCGCGCGTACCGTGGTATTTGCCGAGCACTGA
- a CDS encoding OprD family porin: protein MPSAFRFTPLFIALTATIPVAAQADEDKADGFIEGSSFNLHFRNAYFNRDNHNAGVRDTREWGQGAVARFESGYTPGVIGFGLDAHAMLGLKLDGGGGHAGTSILPEHIKDDGELGAAPHSFSTAGAAVKLKAFDTELKAGDLFLTNPVIAGGETRMLPQTFRGVSLTNTSIDGLLLEGGQVSFTHPYNQSGHRRIDTYYGSLDEHDNSKHLNWAGASWSGTENITSNLYAAELKDIWNQYYADFDYTYVVNDLVSLNPGVHFYHTQDTGQALLGKIDNNTYSVHFTVNAGFHSVTAAYQRVNGNTPFDYINLGDSVYLDNSRMYSDFNAPNERSWKLQYDYDFAGVGVPGLTTSLSYSRGEADLTKATQDTSHYDYYREDGKNAMHWERDLDVKYVFQEGDLKDLSVLVRYATHRGSQGYASIDSNSDNDEVRVIVDYPLNVF from the coding sequence GTGCCTTCCGCGTTTCGCTTTACCCCGCTGTTCATTGCGTTGACTGCAACGATCCCTGTCGCCGCCCAGGCAGATGAAGACAAGGCTGATGGCTTCATTGAAGGGTCGTCCTTCAACCTGCACTTTCGTAATGCCTACTTCAACCGCGACAACCACAACGCTGGCGTGCGTGACACCCGCGAGTGGGGCCAGGGCGCGGTTGCGCGCTTCGAGTCGGGCTACACCCCAGGCGTAATCGGCTTCGGCCTGGATGCCCACGCCATGCTGGGCCTCAAGTTGGACGGCGGTGGCGGCCATGCCGGCACCAGCATCCTGCCCGAGCACATCAAGGACGACGGTGAGCTGGGCGCTGCCCCGCATTCGTTCTCCACTGCCGGTGCTGCGGTCAAGCTCAAGGCATTCGACACCGAGCTGAAAGCCGGTGACCTGTTCCTCACCAACCCGGTGATCGCGGGCGGCGAAACCCGCATGCTGCCGCAGACCTTCCGTGGTGTGAGCCTGACCAACACCAGCATCGACGGCCTGCTGCTCGAAGGCGGCCAGGTGAGCTTTACCCACCCGTACAACCAGAGCGGCCACCGCCGCATCGACACCTACTACGGTTCGCTGGACGAGCACGACAACAGCAAGCACCTGAACTGGGCCGGCGCGTCATGGAGCGGTACCGAGAACATCACCAGCAACCTTTACGCCGCCGAGCTGAAGGACATCTGGAACCAGTACTACGCGGACTTCGACTACACCTACGTGGTCAACGACCTGGTCAGCCTGAACCCGGGCGTGCACTTCTACCACACGCAGGACACCGGCCAGGCCCTGCTGGGCAAGATCGACAACAACACCTACAGCGTGCACTTCACCGTCAATGCGGGCTTCCACAGCGTCACCGCCGCCTACCAGCGGGTCAATGGCAATACGCCATTCGACTACATCAACCTGGGCGACAGCGTGTACCTGGACAACTCGCGCATGTACTCGGACTTCAACGCGCCAAACGAGCGCTCGTGGAAGCTGCAGTACGACTATGACTTCGCCGGAGTAGGCGTGCCTGGCCTGACCACCTCGCTGTCGTACTCGCGCGGCGAGGCCGATCTGACCAAAGCCACCCAGGACACCAGCCACTACGACTACTACCGTGAAGATGGCAAGAACGCCATGCACTGGGAACGTGACCTGGACGTGAAGTACGTGTTCCAGGAGGGTGACCTGAAGGACCTGTCGGTACTGGTGCGCTATGCCACTCACCGTGGCAGCCAGGGATATGCGTCGATCGACAGCAACAGCGACAACGATGAAGTGCGGGTGATCGTCGACTACCCACTGAACGTGTTCTGA
- a CDS encoding heavy metal sensor histidine kinase, which produces MSWKTARGNSIALRLSALFILVALGVFLLIGSALYRQVDRSLDLLPQAELDARFSVLESTLNRFGTQEHWAKINNKLNLLSEEDKRIRFWVVSSNPAYEYGHPSELVRAFAEGPQGMRDLRLPDRPYPYKVLVSELPGLGERPPLRFLIGIDTETFWQAQHSLLLAIVGLAVLGVLLASMLGYWVARIGLRPLLALSNEAQALAPPRLDGRLQTHALAPELAQFAGAFNAALDRVSQAYSRLEAFNADVAHELRSPLTNLIGQTQVALTRGRSAEHYFEVLQSNLEELERLRSIINDMLFLASADQGSKATALTQASLAEEVATTLDYLDYILEDAQVSVSVIGDAQAPIEKAQLRRALINLLNNAVQHTAPHQVIQVQIDAGPEQVSIAVSNPGPAIDDEHLPLLFERFYRVDAARSNSGGGNHGLGLAIVKAIALMHGGEVFVRSGAGLNTFGIQLPTLRPARSV; this is translated from the coding sequence ATGTCCTGGAAAACCGCGCGGGGTAATTCCATCGCCCTGCGCCTGTCGGCGCTGTTCATCCTGGTGGCGCTGGGCGTGTTCCTGCTGATCGGCTCGGCGCTGTACCGCCAGGTCGACCGCAGCCTGGACCTGCTGCCGCAGGCGGAACTGGATGCGCGCTTCAGCGTGCTCGAATCTACCCTCAACCGCTTCGGCACACAGGAACACTGGGCCAAGATCAACAACAAGCTCAACCTGCTCAGCGAAGAAGACAAGCGCATCCGCTTCTGGGTAGTCAGCAGCAACCCGGCCTACGAATACGGCCACCCCAGCGAGCTGGTCCGTGCCTTTGCCGAAGGCCCGCAGGGTATGCGCGACCTGCGCCTGCCCGACCGGCCCTACCCTTACAAGGTGCTGGTCAGCGAGCTACCGGGCCTGGGCGAGCGGCCACCGCTGCGGTTTTTGATTGGCATCGACACCGAAACGTTCTGGCAGGCCCAGCACAGCCTGCTGCTGGCGATTGTCGGGCTGGCGGTGCTTGGCGTGCTGCTGGCTTCAATGCTGGGGTACTGGGTCGCGCGCATTGGCCTGCGCCCGCTGCTGGCGTTGTCCAACGAGGCCCAGGCCCTGGCCCCGCCACGCCTGGACGGGCGTTTGCAAACCCACGCCCTGGCCCCGGAACTGGCACAGTTCGCCGGCGCCTTCAACGCCGCGCTCGACCGGGTCAGCCAGGCCTACTCACGGCTGGAAGCCTTCAACGCCGACGTCGCCCACGAACTGCGCTCGCCGCTGACCAACCTGATCGGCCAGACCCAGGTAGCGCTTACCCGTGGCCGCAGTGCCGAGCATTACTTCGAAGTGCTGCAATCAAACCTGGAAGAGCTGGAGCGCCTGCGCAGCATCATCAACGACATGCTGTTTCTGGCCAGCGCCGACCAAGGCAGCAAGGCCACCGCCCTCACCCAGGCCTCGCTGGCCGAAGAAGTGGCAACCACCCTCGACTACCTGGACTACATCCTCGAAGACGCCCAGGTCAGCGTGAGCGTGATCGGCGACGCCCAGGCGCCCATCGAAAAGGCCCAGTTACGCCGGGCGCTGATCAACCTGCTGAACAACGCCGTGCAGCACACCGCGCCGCACCAGGTGATCCAGGTGCAGATCGATGCCGGGCCCGAGCAGGTCAGCATTGCCGTGAGCAACCCGGGGCCGGCGATTGACGATGAACACCTGCCGTTGCTGTTCGAACGCTTCTACCGCGTGGATGCGGCGCGCAGCAACAGCGGTGGGGGCAACCATGGGCTGGGGTTGGCGATCGTCAAGGCGATTGCGCTGATGCATGGGGGGGAAGTGTTTGTGCGCAGTGGGGCCGGGCTCAATACCTTTGGTATCCAGTTGCCGACCTTGAGGCCTGCGCGCTCTGTCTAG
- a CDS encoding efflux RND transporter periplasmic adaptor subunit yields MRRPSRSAFLAALALLALVVAGTWFSQHQPAPAARAQTAVPVRVVSVAQQDVPRYASAIGSVLSLHSVEVRPQVEGILTQVLVKEGQWVKEGDLLATLDDRSIRASLDQARAQLGQSQAQIQVAGVDLKRYRLLSSDDGVSKQTLDQQQALVNQLQATVKGNQAAIANAEVQLSYTQIRSPVTGRVGIRNIDPGNLVRTSDTQGLFSVTQIDPIAVEFSLPQQMLPTLQGLLKAQTPALVEAYMDADGERNLLGAGHLALIDNQISANTGTVRVKAEFDNKDGLLWPGQLVTVRLRTAMDQDALVVPPPVVQRSIDGHFVYRVDGDKVTNVPVKVLYQDSTLNIVAGVKAGDQLVLDGQSRLKPGSRVEITPDAPPPAEMAERRSQP; encoded by the coding sequence ATGCGACGTCCGTCCCGCTCTGCCTTCCTCGCCGCACTGGCGCTCCTGGCCCTGGTGGTAGCAGGCACCTGGTTCAGCCAGCACCAACCCGCACCGGCCGCCCGCGCGCAAACCGCCGTACCGGTGCGCGTGGTCAGCGTCGCCCAGCAGGACGTGCCACGCTATGCCAGCGCCATCGGCTCGGTATTGTCGCTGCACAGCGTCGAGGTCCGGCCCCAGGTCGAGGGGATACTCACTCAAGTGCTGGTCAAGGAAGGCCAATGGGTCAAGGAAGGTGATCTGCTCGCTACCCTTGACGACCGCAGCATCCGCGCCAGCCTCGATCAGGCCCGTGCACAACTCGGCCAAAGCCAGGCCCAGATCCAGGTGGCCGGCGTCGACCTCAAGCGCTACCGCCTGCTCAGCAGCGATGACGGCGTGTCCAAGCAAACCCTCGACCAGCAACAGGCGTTGGTCAACCAGCTGCAAGCCACGGTCAAGGGCAACCAGGCGGCCATCGCCAACGCCGAGGTGCAACTCTCCTACACACAGATACGCTCACCGGTAACCGGGCGCGTGGGCATCCGCAATATCGACCCGGGCAACCTGGTGCGCACCAGCGACACCCAGGGGCTGTTCAGCGTGACCCAGATCGACCCGATCGCTGTGGAGTTCTCGCTGCCGCAACAGATGCTGCCAACCCTGCAAGGCCTGCTCAAGGCGCAAACGCCGGCGCTGGTCGAGGCCTACATGGATGCCGATGGTGAGCGCAACCTGCTCGGCGCAGGCCACCTTGCCCTGATCGACAACCAGATTTCGGCCAACACCGGCACGGTGCGCGTCAAGGCCGAGTTCGACAACAAGGACGGCCTGCTATGGCCGGGGCAACTGGTCACCGTGCGCCTGCGCACGGCGATGGACCAAGACGCCCTGGTGGTGCCGCCCCCCGTGGTGCAACGCAGCATCGATGGCCACTTCGTCTACCGCGTCGACGGCGACAAAGTCACCAACGTGCCGGTCAAGGTACTGTATCAGGACAGCACGCTGAACATCGTCGCCGGGGTCAAGGCCGGCGACCAGCTGGTACTCGATGGCCAATCGCGCCTCAAACCCGGCTCCAGGGTCGAGATCACCCCTGACGCCCCGCCGCCTGCCGAGATGGCCGAGCGCAGGAGCCAGCCATGA
- a CDS encoding multidrug efflux RND transporter permease subunit has protein sequence MNTRNGVSAWCIDHPIATLLLTFALVLLGAIAFPRLPVAPLPEADFPTIQVTAQLPGASPETMASSVATPLEVQFSAIPGMTQMTSSSALGSTTLILQFTLDKNIDTAAQEVQAAINTATARLPQDLPSPPTWRKVNPADSPVVILTVSSAQMPGNELSDYAETLLARQLSQIDGVGLINITGQLRPAIRVQAQPEKLAAIGLTLADVRLAIQQTSLNLAKGALYGEHSVSTIAANDQLFHPEDYAQLIVSYRNGAPVHLKDVAKVINGAENAYVSAWSGNQPGLNLVIFRQPGANIVDTVDRVLDALPRLQEMLPASVEVSVLQDRTQTIRSSLHEVELTLMIAVALVIGVMALFLRQWSATFIVSSVLGVSLIATCALMYVFGFSLNNLTLVAIVIAVGFVVDDAIVVVENIHRHLEAGDDSRTAALKGAGEIGFTVVSISFSLIAAFIPLLFMGGVVGRLFKEFALTATATILISVVVSLTLAPTLSALFMRRPPGDHQGGFGQRLLGWYEKGLDRALAHRRITLGVFGITLALAVAGYVGIPKGFFPLQDTGFILGTTEAAADVSYPSMIDKHLALAKIIGDDPAVRAYSHSVGVTGSNQTIANGRFWISLKPRGERDVSASEWIDRIRPKLAQVPGIVLYMRAGQDINLSSGPSRTQYQYVLKSNDGVALNLWTQRLTDRLRENPALRDLSNDLQLGASVTRIDIDRQAAARFGLTTTDVDQALYDAFGQRQISEFQTETNQYKVILELDAQQRGKAESLNFFYLRSPLTNEMVPLSALAHVAAPSTGPLSISHDGLFPAANLSFNLAPGVALGDAVQILERAQRELGMPDSITGNFQGAAQAFQSSLSSQPYLILAALVAVYIILGVLYESFVHPLTIISTLPSAGLGAIILLWASGQDFSIMGLIGVVLLIGIVKKNGILLIDFALEAQRHHGMTPEQAIRQACLVRFRPIIMTTLAALLGAVPLMFGFGTGAELRQPLGIAVVGGLLVSQALTLFTTPVIYLALERLFHRRQAARAAAPSAS, from the coding sequence ATGAACACCCGCAATGGCGTCTCGGCGTGGTGCATCGACCACCCTATCGCCACCCTGCTGCTGACCTTCGCCTTGGTCCTGCTCGGCGCCATCGCCTTCCCGCGCCTGCCGGTGGCACCCTTGCCAGAAGCGGACTTCCCGACCATTCAGGTCACCGCCCAGTTGCCCGGTGCCAGCCCGGAAACCATGGCCTCGTCGGTGGCCACGCCGCTGGAGGTGCAGTTCAGCGCCATCCCCGGCATGACCCAGATGACCAGCAGCAGCGCGCTGGGCTCGACCACGCTGATCCTGCAGTTCACCCTGGACAAGAACATCGACACCGCCGCCCAGGAAGTGCAGGCAGCGATCAACACGGCCACCGCCCGCCTGCCCCAGGACCTGCCCAGCCCGCCCACCTGGCGCAAGGTCAACCCGGCCGACAGCCCGGTGGTAATCCTCACCGTCAGCTCCGCACAGATGCCCGGCAACGAGCTCAGCGACTACGCCGAAACCCTCTTGGCGCGCCAGCTCAGCCAGATCGACGGGGTCGGCCTGATCAACATCACCGGCCAGCTGCGCCCGGCCATACGGGTGCAGGCACAACCCGAGAAACTCGCGGCCATCGGCCTGACCCTGGCCGACGTGCGCCTGGCTATCCAGCAGACCAGCCTGAACCTGGCCAAAGGCGCGCTGTACGGCGAGCACAGCGTGTCGACCATCGCCGCCAACGACCAGCTGTTCCACCCCGAAGACTATGCGCAGCTGATCGTCAGCTACCGCAATGGCGCCCCGGTGCACCTGAAGGACGTGGCCAAGGTAATCAATGGTGCCGAGAACGCCTATGTAAGTGCCTGGTCAGGCAACCAACCGGGGCTGAATCTGGTGATCTTCCGCCAGCCTGGCGCCAATATCGTCGACACCGTGGACCGGGTGCTCGACGCCTTGCCGCGCTTGCAAGAGATGCTGCCGGCCTCGGTCGAAGTGTCGGTGCTGCAGGACCGCACCCAGACCATCCGCAGTTCGCTGCACGAGGTCGAGCTGACCCTGATGATCGCCGTGGCGCTGGTGATCGGGGTGATGGCGCTGTTCCTGCGTCAGTGGTCGGCCACCTTCATCGTCTCCAGCGTGCTCGGCGTCTCGCTGATCGCCACGTGCGCGCTGATGTACGTGTTCGGCTTCAGCCTCAACAACCTGACCTTGGTGGCTATCGTCATTGCCGTCGGCTTCGTGGTCGATGATGCCATCGTTGTGGTGGAGAACATTCATCGCCATCTGGAAGCCGGCGACGATAGCCGCACCGCTGCGCTCAAAGGCGCCGGCGAGATCGGCTTTACCGTGGTGTCGATCAGTTTCTCGCTGATCGCCGCGTTCATTCCGCTGTTGTTCATGGGCGGTGTGGTGGGCCGGCTGTTCAAGGAGTTCGCCCTGACCGCCACGGCCACCATTTTGATCTCGGTGGTGGTATCGCTGACCCTGGCCCCCACCCTTTCGGCGCTGTTCATGCGCCGCCCACCCGGCGACCACCAGGGCGGTTTCGGCCAGCGCCTGCTGGGTTGGTACGAAAAAGGCCTGGACCGCGCGCTGGCCCACCGGCGGATCACCCTGGGGGTGTTCGGCATTACCCTGGCGCTGGCCGTGGCCGGCTACGTGGGCATCCCCAAAGGCTTCTTCCCGCTGCAGGACACCGGCTTCATTCTCGGCACCACCGAGGCAGCTGCGGACGTGTCCTACCCGTCGATGATCGACAAGCACCTGGCGCTGGCGAAAATCATCGGTGACGACCCGGCAGTGCGCGCCTATTCGCACTCGGTGGGGGTGACTGGCAGCAACCAGACCATCGCCAACGGCCGTTTCTGGATCTCGCTCAAGCCCCGCGGCGAGCGCGATGTCTCGGCCAGCGAATGGATCGACCGGATTCGCCCGAAACTCGCCCAGGTGCCGGGCATCGTCCTGTACATGCGCGCCGGCCAGGACATCAACCTCAGCTCCGGCCCGTCACGCACCCAGTACCAATACGTGCTCAAGAGCAACGACGGCGTCGCGCTCAACCTGTGGACCCAGCGCCTTACCGACCGCCTGCGGGAAAACCCGGCGCTGCGTGACCTGTCCAACGACCTGCAACTGGGCGCCAGCGTCACCCGCATCGATATCGACCGCCAGGCCGCGGCGCGTTTCGGCCTGACCACCACCGACGTCGACCAGGCCCTGTACGATGCCTTCGGCCAGCGCCAGATCAGCGAATTTCAGACCGAGACCAACCAGTACAAGGTCATCCTCGAACTGGACGCGCAACAGCGCGGCAAGGCTGAAAGCCTCAACTTCTTCTACTTGCGCTCACCGCTGACCAACGAGATGGTGCCGCTGTCGGCCCTGGCGCATGTTGCCGCGCCAAGCACCGGGCCGCTGTCGATCAGCCACGACGGCCTGTTCCCGGCCGCCAACCTGTCGTTCAACCTGGCGCCCGGCGTGGCCTTGGGCGATGCGGTGCAGATCCTGGAGCGTGCGCAGCGCGAGCTGGGCATGCCCGACTCGATCACCGGCAACTTCCAGGGCGCCGCCCAGGCGTTCCAGAGCTCGCTGTCGAGCCAGCCCTACCTGATCCTCGCCGCGCTGGTGGCGGTTTACATCATCCTCGGTGTGCTCTACGAGAGCTTCGTTCACCCGCTGACCATCATCTCCACCCTGCCCTCCGCAGGCCTGGGCGCGATCATCCTGCTGTGGGCCAGCGGCCAAGACTTCAGCATCATGGGGCTGATCGGCGTGGTACTGCTGATCGGCATCGTCAAGAAGAACGGCATCCTGCTCATCGACTTTGCCCTCGAAGCCCAGCGCCACCACGGCATGACACCCGAACAGGCGATACGCCAGGCATGCCTGGTGCGCTTCCGTCCGATCATCATGACTACCCTGGCCGCGCTACTGGGCGCGGTGCCGCTGATGTTCGGCTTTGGCACCGGCGCCGAGCTGCGCCAGCCACTGGGCATCGCCGTGGTGGGTGGCCTGCTGGTGAGCCAGGCCCTGACGCTGTTTACCACCCCGGTCATATACTTGGCCCTGGAGCGCCTGTTCCATCGCCGCCAGGCTGCCCGCGCGGCAGCGCCAAGTGCCAGTTAG
- a CDS encoding heavy metal response regulator transcription factor produces the protein MRVLIIEDEEKTADYLHRGLSEQGFTVDLARDGIDGLHLALEGDYAVIVLDVMLPGLDGYGVLRALRARKQTPVIMLTARERVEDRIHGLREGADDYLGKPFSFLELVARLQALTRRSSNHEPLQVQVADLWIDLMARKATRAGQRLDLTAKEFSLLSVLARRQGEILSKTAIAELVWDINFDSDANVVEVAIKRLRAKLDGPFDNKLLHTIRGMGYVLENRAG, from the coding sequence ATGCGTGTGCTGATCATCGAAGACGAAGAAAAAACCGCCGACTACCTGCATCGCGGCCTGAGCGAACAGGGCTTTACCGTTGACCTGGCACGGGACGGTATCGATGGCCTGCACCTGGCCCTGGAGGGCGACTACGCGGTGATCGTGCTGGATGTGATGCTGCCTGGCCTGGACGGCTATGGCGTGCTGCGCGCCTTGCGCGCACGCAAGCAGACGCCGGTGATCATGCTGACCGCCCGTGAACGGGTCGAAGACCGCATTCATGGCTTGCGTGAGGGCGCCGACGACTATCTGGGCAAGCCGTTCTCGTTCCTTGAACTGGTCGCCCGCCTGCAGGCCCTGACCCGGCGCAGCAGCAACCATGAACCGTTGCAGGTGCAGGTGGCAGACCTGTGGATCGACCTGATGGCCCGCAAGGCCACACGCGCCGGGCAGCGCCTGGACCTGACGGCCAAAGAGTTCTCGCTGCTCAGCGTGCTGGCCCGGCGGCAGGGTGAAATCCTGTCGAAAACGGCTATTGCCGAACTGGTCTGGGACATCAACTTCGACAGCGACGCCAACGTCGTGGAAGTGGCAATCAAACGCCTGCGCGCCAAGCTCGACGGGCCCTTCGACAACAAGCTGCTGCACACCATCCGAGGCATGGGCTATGTCCTGGAAAACCGCGCGGGGTAA
- a CDS encoding HlyD family type I secretion periplasmic adaptor subunit, producing MSNHELPASYLDGQDDQAVFRAGRIITICALMLAAFLAWAAWFEVTEVSTGTGKVIPSSREQVIQSFEGGIVAQMSVAEGDLVERGQVLAQLDPTKTASSVGESEAKYRAAKASQARLQAEVTGRPLTFPDSLRDSPDLIDAETALYQTRRRGLEQTLAGIQDSLQLVRSELKITENLAKMGASSRVEVIRLNRQRSELELKANEARSDYLVRAREELAKASAEADSLSEVVRGRSDSLTRLTLRSPVRGIVKDIEVNTLGGVVQPGGQVMKIVPMDERLLIETRIAPRDIAFIHPDQAAKVKISAYDYSVYGGLDGKVVGISPDTLQDEVKPEIYYYRVFIRTEQDSLQNKAGKHFAIVPGMIATVDIRTGEKTILDYLIKPLNRAKEALRER from the coding sequence ATGAGCAACCATGAACTCCCGGCCTCCTACCTGGATGGGCAGGACGACCAGGCGGTGTTCCGCGCCGGCCGCATCATCACCATCTGTGCCTTGATGCTGGCCGCATTCCTGGCCTGGGCCGCCTGGTTCGAGGTGACCGAAGTGTCCACCGGCACCGGCAAGGTGATCCCCAGTTCGCGGGAGCAGGTGATCCAGTCGTTCGAGGGCGGCATCGTCGCGCAGATGAGCGTGGCCGAAGGCGACCTGGTCGAGCGCGGACAGGTGCTGGCCCAGCTCGACCCGACCAAGACCGCCTCCAGTGTCGGCGAGAGCGAAGCCAAGTACCGCGCTGCCAAGGCCAGCCAGGCCCGCTTGCAGGCAGAGGTCACTGGCAGGCCGCTGACTTTCCCGGACAGCCTGCGCGACTCACCCGACCTGATCGACGCCGAAACCGCGTTGTACCAGACCCGCCGCCGCGGCCTGGAGCAGACCCTGGCGGGTATCCAGGACTCGCTGCAACTGGTGCGCAGCGAGCTGAAGATCACCGAGAACCTGGCAAAGATGGGCGCCTCCAGCCGGGTCGAAGTGATCCGCCTGAACCGCCAGCGTTCAGAGCTGGAGCTCAAGGCCAACGAAGCCCGCTCCGACTACCTGGTGCGTGCCCGGGAAGAACTGGCCAAAGCCAGCGCCGAGGCCGACAGCCTGTCAGAAGTGGTCCGCGGGCGCAGCGACTCGCTTACCCGCCTGACCTTGCGCTCACCGGTGCGTGGCATCGTCAAGGACATTGAGGTCAACACCCTGGGCGGCGTGGTGCAGCCCGGTGGCCAGGTCATGAAGATCGTGCCGATGGACGAACGCCTGCTGATCGAAACCCGCATCGCCCCGCGCGATATCGCGTTCATCCACCCCGACCAGGCGGCCAAGGTCAAGATCAGTGCCTATGACTATTCGGTGTATGGCGGACTGGATGGCAAGGTGGTGGGGATTTCGCCGGATACCCTGCAGGATGAGGTGAAACCGGAAATCTACTACTACAGGGTGTTCATCCGCACCGAGCAGGACAGCCTGCAGAACAAGGCCGGCAAGCACTTCGCGATCGTGCCGGGGATGATTGCCACGGTGGATATCCGCACCGGCGAGAAGACCATCCTCGATTACCTGATCAAGCCGCTGAACCGGGCCAAGGAGGCACTGCGCGAACGGTAG
- a CDS encoding YkgJ family cysteine cluster protein produces the protein MTDNLRFGCTGCGKCCTGHHVPLTLAEARRWADDAGQVIVLIEAFVADGPGMPPEQREHVLRRSYPVACGDGEARVSVTFAAFNPGRCRNLDDNDLCTIYEQRPLVCRIYPVEINPHIPLRPDSKDCPPEAWQQGPELIHGTQLVDAELQALVQASRQADRDDIAAKVAVCQALGMTTSALKGNGFTAYLPDMGAFATALAQEPIPDAAQWTLHVQDEPLVASLQGLGLRTTHETPVYYAFIGF, from the coding sequence GTGACCGACAACTTGCGATTCGGTTGTACCGGCTGCGGCAAGTGCTGCACCGGGCACCACGTGCCCCTGACGCTGGCTGAGGCACGCCGCTGGGCAGATGATGCCGGCCAGGTGATAGTGCTGATCGAAGCCTTCGTGGCCGATGGCCCCGGCATGCCGCCTGAGCAGCGCGAACATGTGCTGCGCCGCTCGTATCCGGTGGCCTGCGGCGACGGTGAGGCACGCGTGTCGGTGACCTTTGCCGCGTTCAACCCCGGGCGCTGCCGCAACCTGGACGACAACGACCTGTGCACCATCTATGAACAGCGCCCGCTGGTCTGTCGCATCTACCCGGTGGAAATCAACCCGCACATTCCGCTGCGCCCGGACAGCAAGGACTGCCCGCCGGAGGCCTGGCAGCAAGGGCCGGAACTGATTCACGGCACGCAACTGGTCGATGCGGAACTGCAAGCGCTGGTGCAAGCGTCACGGCAAGCCGACCGCGATGACATAGCTGCCAAGGTGGCGGTGTGCCAGGCGCTGGGCATGACCACCAGTGCGCTCAAGGGCAATGGCTTTACCGCCTACCTGCCAGACATGGGCGCGTTTGCCACGGCGCTGGCGCAGGAGCCCATACCTGACGCTGCACAGTGGACCTTGCATGTGCAGGATGAACCGCTGGTCGCGAGCTTGCAGGGGCTTGGTTTGCGCACTACCCACGAAACCCCGGTGTACTACGCCTTCATAGGCTTTTAG